In Desulfovibrio desulfuricans DSM 642, the sequence ATATTGACCCCACACGCGTCAGCACCGGTTGGGTGATGGATTTTTGCGCCCAGACTCTGCGTAACGTGATTATCGGTATGGAAGGCGACGGCAGGCGCAACGATGGCTTTATGATGCGCTCGCACTTTGACATCACCGTTGCTTCCGAGGTTATGTCCATCCTTTCCGTGGCGCGCGATCTGGCCGATCTGCGGCAGCGCATGGGCCGCATGGTGCTTGCCCTTGACCGTAATGGCAGGCCCGTGACCACCGCCGACCTTGAAGTGGACGGTGCCATGACCGCCTGGCTGGTGGAGGCCATCAAGCCCAACCTTATCCAGACCATCGAGGGCCAGCCCGTGCTGGTGCATACTGGTCCCTTCGGCAACATCGCTCTGGGACAGAGTTCGGTTATTGCCGACAGGGTGGGTCTGAAGCTTGGCGACATCCACGTGACCGAATCCGGCTTTGCCGCAGAAATGGGCTACGAAAAATTCTGGAACCTCAAGTGCCGTTACAGCGGCCTTGCGCCTGACGCGGCAGTGATCGTGGCGACAGTGCGGGCGCTCAAGCACCACGGCGGCGCGCCGCAGCCCCGCCCCGGTCAGCCCCTGCCCGAAGAATATCTGCGGGAAGATGTGGGTCTGGTGGAGGCCGGCTGCGTCAACCTGCTGCACCACATCGGCATTGTGCGCCGTTCCGGTGTGCCCTCTGTGGTGTGCATCAACAAGTTTTATACCGACAAACCCGCCGAAATTGACGCTATTCGCCGTATCTGCGAAAAGGCGGGGGCTAGCGTGGCTGTTTCTGAACACTGGGAAAAAGGCGGCGAAGGCGCGCTTGAACTGGCAGATGCCGTCATGGACGCCTGCAATTCGCCCAAGCGGAACTTCCGCCCGCTCTACGACTGGAAGCTGCCCATTGCCGAGCGCATTGTCTGCATCGCCCGCGAGGTTTACGGCGCTGATGGCGTGGATTTTGAACCTATGGCCGCCCAGCGCCTCAAGGCGCTTCAGGAACGCCCCGATGCGGACGAGCTTGGCGTGTGCATGGTCAAAACCCAGTATTCGCTTTCGGATGACGCCAAGCGCAAGGGCGTGCCTTCATCCTGGCGGCTGCATGTGCGCGATGTGCTGCTTTTTGGCGGCGCTGGCCTTGTGGCTCCGGTGGCGGGCGACATCAGCCTTATGCCCGGTACTGGCTCCCGGCCCTCCTTCCGCAACATAGATGTGGATGTGGCAACAGGGCGTGTAACCGGCGTGTTCTAGACGAGCAATACAATAAAAGCGTTATCCGGTCTGTTGGTTGGCCGGATAACGCTTTTATTGCCTTTCATAAGCAAAAAAATTTTTTTCTGAAATATTTTTCCAACCTGCTCTATTCATAGTTGATAGTATTACCAAATATCAGATATGCCGGTTTTTGCCGCTTGAAAAAAATTACAGATGACATAGGGTTAGCACTATAAAACACCGTATTGATCCATCAGGAGGATCGCATGGAAGTAGTGCTCAGAGGCGTGCGCGGCAGCATTGCCGTGCCAGCTCCGGCCATGTCGTTTTACGGTGGCAACACCTCTTGCGTTGAACTGCGTTCCGACAACGGGGCGCTCATCTTTTTCGATGCTGGCACCGGTCTGCGGCAGGCTGGCGAAAACCTGCCGGAAAGCGGCACCTGCCATCTTTTTATTTCGCACGGGCATACAGACCACATCCAGGGGCTGGGGTTCTTTCCGCCCCTGCATTCCCCCCGCTGGACAACCCACATCTATATTCCTGTCTGGCTTGAGGACGTGCTGGACAATCACTTTGCCCACGGCATGTTCCCCATACCATTCAGCGACTTTGCCGGAAACGTTGTGCGGCACAGCCTTGAACCCGGTGACCTGGTGCATCCCGCCGATGGCGTCGCGGTTGCGGCCATAGCGGCCAACCATCCCGGCGGCGCGCTTGCCTACAGGGTTTGCGCCGACAATGCCATTTTTGTGTACTCCGGCGATTATGAAATCACCCGCGCCCATGAAGTGCAGCAGGCGGCGCGCGAACTGCTTGAAGGCGCGGATCTGGCTGTTGTGGACAGCATGTACAGCAAGGCCAGTTATATTGAAGGCTGGGGGCATTCCCGCTGGGAAGACTGGCGTGATCTGGGCCATGCTGCCGGGTTGGGCTGTATTGTACTTTCACACCATGCGCCGGATATGAGGGACGCGCAGATAGACGCACTACAGCGCGAGGCCTTGCACAGTTGCCAGATGAGCGGGCAGCGCCTGTGCTTTGCGCGTGAGGGCATGCGGTTCAGCCTGCCCATGCCCAGGCAGCAGGCCTGTGGGGAATGCGGTCTGGTTCAGTTCAGCGACTGGCTCGACAGATTTCTGGACGACCTTTCGCAGTATCAGGACGAAAACACGCTGCTCGACCGCATACTCGCCAAATCCCGAGAGATCACGCGGGCTGATGCCGGAACCATTTTTCTTGTTGATGGGGAAGATCTGCTCTTTGCCTATACGCACAACGACAGTCTGTTTTCTGTAAACACTGCCTCAAAGTTCGCCTATTCCTCGGCGCGCCTGCCCATCAATCCCCATTCCATTGCGGGCTATGCGGCCTGCACGGGCGAAATGCTCAATATTGTGGATGTGCGCGCCTTGCCGAAGGATTTGTCGTTTTCGTTCCGCGATGATTTTGACAATGCCACGGGATACCACACGGAATCCATGCTCGTGGTGCCTTTTCACGACCACGCGGGGCACATCTCGGGTGTGATGCAGCTCATCAACAGCCTTGATCCGCGCACGGGCAAGCCCCGCAAGTTCACGCACGACATGGAGCGGCACATACGGGTGCTGGCCCGCGAAATCGCCAATATCCTTGAACGCAGCCATCTGGTGCGGGCAAGCATCAACAGGCTTGTGCGGCTGGCCTCCGTGCATGACCCGCTCGAAACTGGCCCCCATGCCGAGCGCGTGGGCGCCATTGCCGCAGAAATGTATCAGGTGCGGGCCAACCGCCTGTGCCTTGACCCGGACGTGACCCTGCACGTCAAAAGCCAGATACGCCTTGCCGCCATGCTGCACGACATAGGCAAGGTGGGCGTGAGCGATCTGCTGCTGAAAAAGCCGGGTAAGCTCTCTGATGAAGAAATGGCCGTCATGCGGTCGCATACGATTATTGGCTCGGGTATTCTGGAGGCAGAGGCTCAGAGCGGCGGATTCATGATCTTTGCCTGCGAGATAGCCCACCATCACCACCAGAAATGGAACGGCAAGGGCTATGCAGGCCCAAGCGACGCGGGCAGGCTGGAAGGGGAGGATATCCCCCTCGCGGCACGTATAACCGCCATTGCCGATGTGTTTGACGCGCTGGTTTCCCCGCGTTCGTACAAGGCAGCATGGCCGCACGAAAAGGCTCTTGCCCTCTTGCGCGAGGAGGCGGGCAGCCATTTTGACCCCCAGCTTGTGGAATGCCTTGAAGAAATCATGGACGTTGTCGCCAAAATCTATGAACGCTTTCCTGATGCGGAGCCGGAACAGGCAAAACGCGATACTGCTTCATGAACATTGCAGATGCCCTGAAACGGCTGCTACGGCAGCCGTGGCTTTTCACCGCCCTTGTGGGGCTGTGCGGGGGCCTTGCCATGCTGGCTCTGTATGTTGTGCAGCCTGTGGCACTGCAACGCCTTGATCTGAGAATTTACGATGCACTGCTGCCTCTGCGGCGGCAAAGCGAGCCTTCTCCGGTACCCCTTGTTGTCGATATAGACGAGGAATCCCTGGCCCGGTACGGGCAGTGGCCCTGGCCCCGGTATCTGGTTGCCGACCTTGTAGACAGGCTGGCGCAAAACGGCGCTGCATCCATCGGGCTGGATATCATGTTTGCAGAGCCGGACAGAACCTCGCCCGCGAGCATGCGCGAGGGGCTTTATCGAGACAGGGGCGTGACGCTAGAAATTGTGGGCCTGCCTTCATATCTTGGGGATTTTGATACCTTGCTTGCCGCCTCCGTGCGCGCCGCGCCCGTGGTGCTGGGCGCGTTTGCCCGCTATGCGGGCGAGCCGTATTCCGGCCCCATGCCACAGCCTCCGGCCATGATAGCGCGGGGCGGCAAGGACGCCCCCCCATTCGATGCCTATTTGCCGACAGCCCTTGGTGCAGTTTTGCCCCTGCCGCAGCTTTTTACCGAGGCCCCCGTGGGTTTTGTGAATGTGTCGCCCGATGCTGATGGCCTTGTGCGGCAGGTTCCGCTGCTCCTCAGGCTTGGCGATGCCGTTTACCCCTCGCTGGCCTTGCAGGCCCTCATGCGCGCGCTGGGAGCTGATGCCCTGCGGCTTTACACAGGGCCGGACGGGCTTTTCAGCGTGGCGGCGGGGGAGTTCAAAATTCCGGTTTCGCGCGAGGGCTATATGCTGGTTCCCTTTCAGGGGGGGCGGCATACCTATCGGTATATCAGCGCCGCCAAGGTGCTGGATGGCAGTGCAAAGCGGGCTGATATTGACGGTTGCATTGTTTTTGTGGGCACGTCCGCACCCGGTCTGGCCGACATCCGCGCAACGCCCTTTGACAGGGTGATGCCGGGGGTGGAGGTGCATGCGGCGGCCATAGACGCCATGATCGGCGGCAATTTTGTGCAGTCGCCATCCTGGGGGCCGGGTGCACAGGCGCTGATAATCGCCTTTGTGGCCTGCGCGGCAACGCTTGCCTTTGGCTTTGCCGGGCCGCGCGTATATGTGCCGTCCTCTCTGGCGCTGATGGGCGCTACGCTTGTGGCCTCACGCCAGCTGTTTATGGGCGGCCTCTTTCTCTCGCCCCTCTATGGTCTGCTCACCACCCTGCTGTGCGGCGGCTTGCTGCTGAGTGTGCGCTTCTGGCAGGAGGAAAAGCAGAAAATCGTTCTGCGCCGTGCGTTTTCGCGCTATGTATCGCCGGAAGTGGTCAAGCGGATCAGCAATCGGCAGGGCGATCTGCTGGCTGGCGAAAACCGTGAGCTTTCCATCCTGTTCACGGATATTCGGGGTTTTACAAGCCTTTCCGAAACGCTTTCACCGCAGGATGTGGTGCAACTGCTGAACCGTTATTTTACGCCCATGACGGCCATTGTGCGCAGTCGGCAGGGAACGCTGGACAAGTTCATCGGTGATGCGCTCATGGCCTTCTGGAACGCGCCCCTTGATGTGCCGGGCCATCCTGCGCTGGCGGTGGATGCCGCCCTGAGCATGCAGGAACAGCTTGAGGCGCTGAACGGCGAAATTGAGGCGAGCTTTGGCATACGCCTTGCGATGGGCGCGGGCATTCACACCGGTCAGGCCTATGTGGGCAACATGGGGTCGGACGATCTCATCAACTACACCCTCATAGGCGATAATGTGAATCTTGCCTCGCGCCTTGAGGGGCTGTGCAAACGCTATGGCGCGCCTGTGGTAGTGAGCGGGGACACCAGGGAAGGCTGCGGGGATGCCTTTGCCTTTGTTCATCTTGACGTGCTGCGCGTGAAGGGCAAGACGAGGCCTGTCAGCATCTACTGGCCCATGAGGCAGGGTATGGATGGAATTTTTCAGGCAGCCATGCCGCAGTGGAGCGCAGCGCGCGCACTGTATGAAAAGGGGGATTTTGCCAAGGCCGCGGCTGGCTTTGCCGTGCTGACCAAAAGTTATCCCTCGATACGTCTGTTTGGTCTGTATCATGAACGCACGCTTATGCTTGCGCAGAATCCGCCTGCCCGGTGGGACGGCATCTGGACAATGGAAGGTAAGTAGAAACATCCTGTTGATGTGGGGGGAACAATGATTCGTTCAATGCTGGGGCGCGGAGCTTTGGCCCTGTGCCTGACTTTGCTGGCCGGGGGCGTATGCACGGCCAAGGATGTGGGACAGGTTATTTCCTTCAAGGCAGGCGTTACTGCTCAAAGGGATGGACAGGCCGTGGCGCTGGACATGAAAAGCGCGGTTGGGAATCAGGATACGCTGACTACAGACTCCACAGGCCGCGCGCAGATTCTTTTTGACGACGACACTACCGTGGCGCTTGGTTCCAACACGTCCCTGAGCCTTGAAACTGTGGTTGCAGAAGGCGCTAACCCCGCTTTCAAGGCCAGAATGGGGCAGGGCGTGGCCCGCTTTATCACGGGCAAGATTGTGGAAAAAAATCCTGATGGATTTTCAGTGGTTACGCCAGATGCTACCGTAGGCATCCGCGGCACCATCTTTGCCGTTCAGGTGGGCAACGGCACCACAACCGTATTTGTAACCAACACCACCAAGCAGGTTTTTGTTAACGGCGTGCTGGTGCCGACAGGTTTCAAGATCACCCTGCCGCAGGGCGCGCCTACCCCCATGACGCCAGCAGACCATAACCTGGTGTCTGGCAGCGTGGCGGCCAACAGCCCCGCCTCTGGCGCGACAGCGCAGCTGGCACCACCGTCACCCATTGCGGGGAATCCTATTACGCCCACAACGCTGGCGCAGACGCCCATTGTATCGCAGGCGCTGGGCGAGGGCTTCCGGCAGACGGGCAACGCCAATGTGTCTGGTACGCTGACCAATGAAGTGTACTCAGGATCGTTCAGTTTTCTGGTCAATCTGACAAGCGGCGCCGTAAGCAACGGCGTCATGCAGTCTGGCAATTCGGACACGCCTATGGCAATGACGGGCGGCAGGGGAAGCATCAGCGGCTCAAGCCTGAATGTTAGCGGATTCACGGCGGATGATTATTCCGGATCCATGAACGGCGCCGCCGCCCGCAACGCATCTGGGCTGTCTGTTTCAGGCGGCTACAAGATCACTGATAACAGTGATGGCAGCTTGAGGGAATCTGGTTCATTTTCCGGCAAGCAACGATAGGTTGAGCCAGCAATGATACGTAATCCATTCCACCTGTTGCCCTGTTGCTGTAGGTTCGCGCTTGTGCCCCTGTGCATGCTTTTACTGGTCAGTACCGCCATCGCCGCAGATGATTCCCCCGCACTGCGCACGGCGGTGGGATCTGCCAAGGTTGATGCTGCTGCCCTCATGCAACAGGGCAAATATGCTTCCGCATACGACATGTACATGCGCCTGCTGCGTGAAGCGCCGGACGATGATGAAATCAACCTTAATCTGGCGCGCAGCTCCATGCGCTGCGGGCGGTACAATCAGGCTGTAATGGCCTATGAGCGCCTTACGGAAAAATATCCATCGGAGCCTGTACTCTACAGCGAACTGGCGCAGGCCTACATGGCGCTTGAAGACCGCGCCAGCGCGGAGCGAGCCATGGCAACCATGCGGTCGCTGAATCCCAATATCAGCAAGGCTGATAATGACCGACTGCTAGATTCGCTTGAAAAGCGTTACGATCATTGGCAGGTGCACGGCAAACTCCGCACTGGTCTGCTGTATGACTCCAACGCCACATTTGGCCCTTCAAGCACAACCATGGATTTGGGTACGTGGCGTGTCAGCCTGCCGGATTCGGAAGCCAAGGGCACCTTTGGCGCGTATCTTGGGGCAAACCTTGATGTGGGCTGGAAGGCCGAGCGGGATACGCCCTGGTGGATTGTGGGCGATGCGCAGGGCCTGGCGCGCGGCAATGGAGATTCATCGCTTGATGATGTGCACAGCCGCACTACAGAATGGGGCAGGGCGGCTGTGGGCCTTCGCCATCTCACGCCCACAACCATGTTTGATCTGCGCCTTAAGAGCGAAGTTTTTGATTATCAGTGGTACCAGAATGTCACGGCATCCGGCCCGGAAGCCACATGGCTTTGGGCGGTCTCGCCGTCATGGCATCTCATTACGCGTGGTACGCTGGATTCGCGGGCATACTCCAGGGACGGCGACCGCAACGGCGCGTACTGGACACTGGGCCAGTATGTGCGACGTTTTTTTGGCGAGAGCAACCATGAAATCATGGTCGGCTTGAGTTATGTGGGCGGCAACACGCCGGAAAAGGCCGATTACTGCTACACCGGATGGGAAGCCAGCGCCCGCCTGGTGCTCAAGCTGCCCAAGGACTTTGAACTCGCCCCCTTTGTTTCCTTTGAAAACGACTGGTACAACGGCCCGGCAACGGCACTTGAAACATCCAGCAGGCTTGACCAGAAATGGCGCACTGGCGCGGTCCTTACGTGGCACATTACCGATGCATGGTCTGTTGAAACTTCGTACCAGTATACCCACAACAATTCAGAAAGCCCGCTGTACAGATACGACCAGTCCCTTGTTTCGCTTGGTGTTGCCTGGTCGTTCTAGGAACCGTCACAGTGCTATTGCCCTTTGCCCCAGACAGGGACAAAGAATCTATCGTGTCATCAGTTCCAAGGTAAGCTTCATGCACGACAAAAAAGGGCTTGTGGGAAACCACAAGCCCTTTTGCATAAAATCTGCGAGGAACAGGGACAAAAAAAGAGCCGCAGTAACAGCGGCTCTTTAAGCTTGAAGCCCGAGGCTTGCTGCAGCGCCCTAGCGGGCGCAGAGACGCTCTGCCGGGATAATAACAAAGTTGTGGGCCTTGAGTACTTCAATGGCCTGATCGACCTTGTCAAAGCGAAAGATCATGACGGCGCTTTCAGCTTCGCGCTGCACAAAGGCGTACATGTATTCCACGTTGATGCCGTTCTTGGAGACCGTCTGAAGAACGGAATCAAGGCCGCCGGGGTTGTCCGGAACTTCCACGGCCACAACGCTTGTGCGGCCAAGGGTAAACCCCTTTTCCTTCAAAACAACCTTGGCTTTATCATGGTCGCATACAATCATGCGCAGAATGCCGAAATCAGAAGTATCGGCCAGCGAGAGCGCGCGAATGTTGATGCCAGCCTCTGCCAGAGTATGCGTAACCTCGGCCAGACGGCCGGCCCGGTTTTCCAGAAAAACTGAAAGCTGTTCCGTTTTCATGACAAATCCTTATAGTTCAACGGGCGGTTCTATGCCTTGTGATTGGGATCGTCAGTAGACGTGGGCTGCTTTTTATCCTTGGGGGTTATGTCAATTTCATCCGGCTCGGTCGAAGAGCGGCGAAAGTTGCGGATTGCCCGACCCAGCCCACCACCGATTTCCGGCAGTTTGTTCGACCCGAAAACAAGCAGAACCACAACAAGTAAGAGCAATAATTCAGGCATGCTTACGCCGAACATGCGGGGAGCCTCCGTTGAGAGTTGGGCAATAATGCAAATTACACCCTAAAAGATAAGCCTTGCTAAACCCAAGGTCAAGGTGAAACCTGGAGCTGACCGGGTTGACGGCTCCATCCACGCGCCGCAGAGCGGCAAGTTGCATTGCTCTGCGGCCGGGGGCTTACTTGCCCATGGCGTTCATGAAATCCTTGTTGGATTTTGTCGCGCGCATTTTGTCCAGCAAAAATTCCATACTGTCGATGGAAGACATAGGGGCAAGAATCTTGCGCAGAATCCACACGCGGTTGAGCACATCGTCGGCCAGCAGCAGGTCTTCCTTGCGGGTGCCCGTGCGGTTGATGTCGATGGCGGGGAAAACGCGTTTTTCCGAAAGGTGGCGGTCGAGGTAGATTTCCATGTTGCCGGTACCTTTGAATTCTTCAAAGATAACTTCATCCATGCGGGAACCAGTGTCGATAAGCGCCGTAGCGATGATGGTGAGGCTGCCGCCTTCTTCAATATTGCGGGCCGCGCCAAAAAAGCGCTTGGGCCGTTGCAGGGCGTTGGCGTCAAGACCACCGGAGAGCACCCGGCCTGAAGAAGGGGTCACAGCGTTATACGCGCGCCCCAGGCGGGTGATGGAGTCGAGCAGGATGACAACATCGCGCTTGCGTTCCACAAGGCGCTTGGCTTTTTCAAGCACCATCTCGCATACCTGCACGTGGCGCTGCGGCGGTTCGTCAAAGGTGGAGCTGATAACCTCGGCCTTTTTGACTGTGCGCTCCATGTCGGTAACTTCTTCCGGGCGCTCGTCAATCAAAAGCACAATGAGGTAAACATCGGGGTTATTGGCATTGATGGCATTGGCCAGCGACTGCAGCAGGATTGTTTTACCCGTGCGCGGCGGGGCCACGATAAGGCCACGCTGTCCGCAGCCAATGGGCGCCATGATGTCGATAACGCGGTTGGAAAGATTCTTCTCGCCATTTTCCATGACGAGCTGGAGGTCAGGATAGATGGGCGTGAGGTTGTCAAAAAGAACAAGGTTCTTGGCGTGTTCCGGCGGTTCAAAGCCGATCTCGGTGACCTTGAGCAGGGCAAAGTAGCGTTCGCCCTCCTTGGGGGGGCGGATCTGGCCGGAAACTATATCACCCTTGCGCAAAGAAAACCGCCTGATCTGCGAGGGCGACACGTAGATGTCGTCCGGGCCGGGCATGTAGCTGCACAACGGCGACCGCAAAAAGCCAAAGCCATCGGGCAGAATTTCAAGAACGCCATCACCGTAAATGGCGCCGTTTTGTGAAGCACAGGTGGAAAGCAGAGCGAAAATGATCTCCTGCTTACGCATGGAACTGGCATTTTCAATTTCATACTGCTCAGCCAGCTCCATGAGTTCCTGCATGCTACGCGTCTTCAGCTCCGTGAGGCTCAAGGCGCTGTCGGTCAACAGTGTGGAAGTAGCTTTCTTTTTGCGCATAACAGTCCGATATTTTGATAAGACACAGGGTAACGCTTACAATATTTGCATATTGTAGCGTGGTAGGCGGATGATATTGGGAACAAAAAAGATGTGTGAAAATGCGATTAGCCCATCTTTTCTGTAATGGCAAGCAAAAAATACGTCGCTGTTCACAAAAATTTCGGTCAAGGGGTAAGCGGACTAGCTGGCAGTTTCTTCGGGTGCTGGCGGGGGCGCATAGATTTCAAGCAGTTCGTCGCGCACCTTGCCTTCTGCAATTTCCAGAACTTCTGACAATTCGCCGGTCACAAGGCCCATGGCCTGCTCCTGAAGCCGCCGTTCGCCAAAAGAAAGTTCCTTGCTGCGGCCAATAAGCAGCAGCTCGCGCAGCACTTCGGCCACAATTGCAAGGCTGGGGCTTTTGAGCCGCTCGGAATATTCGCGGAAGCGGCGGTTCCAGTTCTGGCCCGTGTACACAACCTTGCCCGAATCATTGCGGAGCGATTCAAGAATCGTGGCGGCCTCATCCTTGGGCGTGAGGGTGCGCAGGCCCACATGCGCGGCATTGTTTACCGGAACCATCAGCGTGACGTTGTTTGCCCGAATGCGCACAATATAGAGCTCACAGACAAGCCCCCCAACGGTTTTGCTGTCTATGCGTTCTATTTGGCCCACACCTTGGGCAGGATATACAACGAGATCGTCCGGAGTGAACATGATGCCACCAAAACGCCCCAAAAGGCGCAAATAAACGAGACCTGGAGCGATAGCTGGAAGTCGCGAATTAAATGAAGTATTGAAGAGTCGGAAACCGACTCTTCAAATATCCTAGTCCAAGAATGAGCAGGAGTCCAGTTGAAAAAGTATTTTGCTCATATTTGGGGCAATGGGCATTTGACCGGGCCAGCATGGCAGTGCGCAGGCACTGTTGCAGAGGGTTTACAGCATTGGCTCGATGCAAATTGATTGCAAAACCGACGGTTACAGAAAGCCATTATCAAAAGGCAGCACTGCACGGTACTGCTCAGGATGCCTTTCGCGCAGCGCGAACAGCGCTGTCGAGTCCTTTATCGGCAAAGGCAAACAATGTATCGGCGGCAAGTTCCATCGAATTTTCAATGTTTTTTGCATCTTCGCCTTCAGGTCGGCCCAGCACCCAGTTTGTCACGTCACCCTTGTGAGGGGGCCGACCAATCCCCATGCGCAAGCGGTAAAAATCTGGCGTTCCCAAAAGTTCTGTGATGGATTTCAGCCCATTATGCCCGGCATTACCCCCGCCAAGTTTGAAGCGAAGCTCCCCGGCGGGGATGTCCAGTTCGTCATGTACAACAACAAGATCGTGCGGCTTGAGTTTGTGCCAGGCGAGCAGCGGCTGCACGCACTGGCCGCTCAGGTTCATGAATGTCTGCGGTTTGGCCGCAAGCCACAAGCCCCCAAGCTTTGGCAGGCGCAAGCGCCATAATTCGCATGAAAATTTGCCGCCATTCTGCTGACTCGCTTCGCCGTCTCTGGCGGCGAGCTCAACCAGATAGGTCACAAAATCAAAACCGCAGTTATGACGTGTATGGTCGTATTTGGCGCCGGGATTGCCCAAGCCTACGATAACGCCTTTATAGTCCATTGTATGCCCCTCCGGGGGCGATTTTAGAGCAATTTCATTTTGAAATTGCTCTGGTGACTGCGAGAGCAGGCACTCGCCGTGAAGGTATAAGCGCAATTTACTTGCGCGTTAAATGCCGGAACCGG encodes:
- a CDS encoding formate--tetrahydrofolate ligase, which codes for MTLDPTKHPDWQIALDAEQNMKTFEALTAEMGLEPSEVLPYGRYMGKIEQQEVLQRLESRPNGKYVDVTAITPTPLGEGKSTTTIGLVQGLARRGLRSSAAIRQPSGGPTMGMKGSAAGGGLSQCIPLTPYSLNFTGDIHAVGAAHNLAMTALTSRMQHERNYDDATLERLSGMRRLDIDPTRVSTGWVMDFCAQTLRNVIIGMEGDGRRNDGFMMRSHFDITVASEVMSILSVARDLADLRQRMGRMVLALDRNGRPVTTADLEVDGAMTAWLVEAIKPNLIQTIEGQPVLVHTGPFGNIALGQSSVIADRVGLKLGDIHVTESGFAAEMGYEKFWNLKCRYSGLAPDAAVIVATVRALKHHGGAPQPRPGQPLPEEYLREDVGLVEAGCVNLLHHIGIVRRSGVPSVVCINKFYTDKPAEIDAIRRICEKAGASVAVSEHWEKGGEGALELADAVMDACNSPKRNFRPLYDWKLPIAERIVCIAREVYGADGVDFEPMAAQRLKALQERPDADELGVCMVKTQYSLSDDAKRKGVPSSWRLHVRDVLLFGGAGLVAPVAGDISLMPGTGSRPSFRNIDVDVATGRVTGVF
- a CDS encoding HD domain-containing phosphohydrolase; this translates as MEVVLRGVRGSIAVPAPAMSFYGGNTSCVELRSDNGALIFFDAGTGLRQAGENLPESGTCHLFISHGHTDHIQGLGFFPPLHSPRWTTHIYIPVWLEDVLDNHFAHGMFPIPFSDFAGNVVRHSLEPGDLVHPADGVAVAAIAANHPGGALAYRVCADNAIFVYSGDYEITRAHEVQQAARELLEGADLAVVDSMYSKASYIEGWGHSRWEDWRDLGHAAGLGCIVLSHHAPDMRDAQIDALQREALHSCQMSGQRLCFAREGMRFSLPMPRQQACGECGLVQFSDWLDRFLDDLSQYQDENTLLDRILAKSREITRADAGTIFLVDGEDLLFAYTHNDSLFSVNTASKFAYSSARLPINPHSIAGYAACTGEMLNIVDVRALPKDLSFSFRDDFDNATGYHTESMLVVPFHDHAGHISGVMQLINSLDPRTGKPRKFTHDMERHIRVLAREIANILERSHLVRASINRLVRLASVHDPLETGPHAERVGAIAAEMYQVRANRLCLDPDVTLHVKSQIRLAAMLHDIGKVGVSDLLLKKPGKLSDEEMAVMRSHTIIGSGILEAEAQSGGFMIFACEIAHHHHQKWNGKGYAGPSDAGRLEGEDIPLAARITAIADVFDALVSPRSYKAAWPHEKALALLREEAGSHFDPQLVECLEEIMDVVAKIYERFPDAEPEQAKRDTAS
- a CDS encoding CHASE2 domain-containing protein translates to MNIADALKRLLRQPWLFTALVGLCGGLAMLALYVVQPVALQRLDLRIYDALLPLRRQSEPSPVPLVVDIDEESLARYGQWPWPRYLVADLVDRLAQNGAASIGLDIMFAEPDRTSPASMREGLYRDRGVTLEIVGLPSYLGDFDTLLAASVRAAPVVLGAFARYAGEPYSGPMPQPPAMIARGGKDAPPFDAYLPTALGAVLPLPQLFTEAPVGFVNVSPDADGLVRQVPLLLRLGDAVYPSLALQALMRALGADALRLYTGPDGLFSVAAGEFKIPVSREGYMLVPFQGGRHTYRYISAAKVLDGSAKRADIDGCIVFVGTSAPGLADIRATPFDRVMPGVEVHAAAIDAMIGGNFVQSPSWGPGAQALIIAFVACAATLAFGFAGPRVYVPSSLALMGATLVASRQLFMGGLFLSPLYGLLTTLLCGGLLLSVRFWQEEKQKIVLRRAFSRYVSPEVVKRISNRQGDLLAGENRELSILFTDIRGFTSLSETLSPQDVVQLLNRYFTPMTAIVRSRQGTLDKFIGDALMAFWNAPLDVPGHPALAVDAALSMQEQLEALNGEIEASFGIRLAMGAGIHTGQAYVGNMGSDDLINYTLIGDNVNLASRLEGLCKRYGAPVVVSGDTREGCGDAFAFVHLDVLRVKGKTRPVSIYWPMRQGMDGIFQAAMPQWSAARALYEKGDFAKAAAGFAVLTKSYPSIRLFGLYHERTLMLAQNPPARWDGIWTMEGK
- a CDS encoding FecR family protein, translating into MIRSMLGRGALALCLTLLAGGVCTAKDVGQVISFKAGVTAQRDGQAVALDMKSAVGNQDTLTTDSTGRAQILFDDDTTVALGSNTSLSLETVVAEGANPAFKARMGQGVARFITGKIVEKNPDGFSVVTPDATVGIRGTIFAVQVGNGTTTVFVTNTTKQVFVNGVLVPTGFKITLPQGAPTPMTPADHNLVSGSVAANSPASGATAQLAPPSPIAGNPITPTTLAQTPIVSQALGEGFRQTGNANVSGTLTNEVYSGSFSFLVNLTSGAVSNGVMQSGNSDTPMAMTGGRGSISGSSLNVSGFTADDYSGSMNGAAARNASGLSVSGGYKITDNSDGSLRESGSFSGKQR
- a CDS encoding tetratricopeptide repeat protein, producing the protein MLLLVSTAIAADDSPALRTAVGSAKVDAAALMQQGKYASAYDMYMRLLREAPDDDEINLNLARSSMRCGRYNQAVMAYERLTEKYPSEPVLYSELAQAYMALEDRASAERAMATMRSLNPNISKADNDRLLDSLEKRYDHWQVHGKLRTGLLYDSNATFGPSSTTMDLGTWRVSLPDSEAKGTFGAYLGANLDVGWKAERDTPWWIVGDAQGLARGNGDSSLDDVHSRTTEWGRAAVGLRHLTPTTMFDLRLKSEVFDYQWYQNVTASGPEATWLWAVSPSWHLITRGTLDSRAYSRDGDRNGAYWTLGQYVRRFFGESNHEIMVGLSYVGGNTPEKADYCYTGWEASARLVLKLPKDFELAPFVSFENDWYNGPATALETSSRLDQKWRTGAVLTWHITDAWSVETSYQYTHNNSESPLYRYDQSLVSLGVAWSF
- a CDS encoding ACT domain-containing protein: MKTEQLSVFLENRAGRLAEVTHTLAEAGINIRALSLADTSDFGILRMIVCDHDKAKVVLKEKGFTLGRTSVVAVEVPDNPGGLDSVLQTVSKNGINVEYMYAFVQREAESAVMIFRFDKVDQAIEVLKAHNFVIIPAERLCAR
- a CDS encoding twin-arginine translocase TatA/TatE family subunit gives rise to the protein MFGVSMPELLLLLVVVLLVFGSNKLPEIGGGLGRAIRNFRRSSTEPDEIDITPKDKKQPTSTDDPNHKA